In Saprospiraceae bacterium, a genomic segment contains:
- a CDS encoding amino acid permease — protein sequence MKVKLTLMDAILIVSGSMIGSGIFKVSPDIARTVGGPGWLLLIWALAGVITILGALSLGELAGMFPKAGGPYVFLKEAFNPLTGFLYGWTIFLVVQCGTIAAVAVAFASYFGELVPIFHEGHILFSIGSWSIKSTQLLGIAVIGLLTYLNSLGLNYGKLILRVFTFAKLFSLFGLIVLGIFVFGNWEIWQANLDQFWNLSPSYTLDQTGQYITKELSGTVLMSAIGVALVGSLFSCDAWNNVTFIAGEMENPEKNIPKSLFFGVLIVVTLYILANVAYLFLIPFYGSPEGTDTLTRGIQFANDNRIGSAAAFMMFGQVATIIMALLIMISTFGCNNGIIFASARVYQAMAQDGLFFKNMKDNNSNGVPGNALWIQFIWASLLCLSGKYGDLLDYVMFAVMFFAIITIAGLFVLRKKRPDVHRPYKAFGYPIVPALYILLASLFCINLLIQKPLYSFPGLLIVALGIPVYFMWKKKMNAA from the coding sequence ATGAAGGTAAAACTCACCTTAATGGACGCGATACTTATCGTATCGGGCTCCATGATCGGTTCAGGAATTTTCAAAGTAAGTCCCGATATAGCCCGAACAGTCGGTGGACCCGGATGGCTTTTATTAATATGGGCACTTGCCGGAGTCATCACTATACTTGGAGCATTGAGTCTTGGTGAATTGGCGGGTATGTTTCCAAAAGCCGGAGGGCCTTATGTTTTTTTGAAAGAAGCATTTAATCCCTTAACGGGATTTTTATATGGCTGGACTATTTTTTTGGTTGTTCAATGTGGAACCATTGCCGCTGTTGCTGTTGCATTTGCCAGTTATTTTGGAGAGCTCGTGCCGATTTTTCATGAAGGGCATATTTTGTTCAGCATTGGGAGCTGGTCGATTAAATCCACACAACTGTTAGGCATCGCTGTCATTGGATTATTGACCTATCTCAATAGCCTTGGACTCAACTATGGGAAACTTATCCTTCGGGTCTTCACTTTTGCCAAATTATTTTCTTTATTCGGACTTATTGTCCTGGGCATCTTCGTTTTTGGAAACTGGGAGATCTGGCAAGCCAATCTCGATCAATTCTGGAATTTAAGCCCAAGTTATACGCTGGATCAAACCGGACAATATATTACCAAAGAACTTTCGGGAACTGTTTTAATGTCGGCCATTGGTGTTGCATTAGTTGGTTCCTTATTCTCCTGTGATGCTTGGAACAATGTTACATTCATCGCCGGTGAAATGGAAAACCCTGAAAAGAACATCCCCAAGAGTTTGTTTTTTGGTGTCCTCATTGTAGTAACATTGTATATACTTGCAAACGTTGCGTATCTCTTCTTAATTCCTTTTTACGGGAGTCCTGAAGGCACGGACACATTAACCCGGGGTATTCAGTTTGCAAATGATAACAGAATTGGAAGCGCTGCAGCATTTATGATGTTTGGACAAGTAGCCACGATCATCATGGCTCTTTTAATTATGATCTCTACATTTGGCTGCAACAACGGAATCATTTTTGCAAGTGCACGTGTATATCAGGCAATGGCACAGGACGGATTGTTTTTCAAAAATATGAAAGACAACAATTCCAATGGAGTGCCGGGAAATGCACTTTGGATCCAATTTATTTGGGCATCCCTATTATGTCTTTCCGGTAAATACGGAGATTTATTGGATTACGTGATGTTTGCTGTTATGTTTTTCGCGATCATCACGATTGCAGGATTATTTGTGTTGCGGAAGAAAAGACCCGATGTACACAGGCCTTATAAAGCTTTCGGATATCCTATTGTACCGGCTCTGTATATTCTGCTTGCAAGTTTATTTTGTATCAATCTTTTGATTCAAAAGCCATTGTATTCTTTTCCAGGATTATTGATCGTTGCATTGGGAATACCGGTCTATTTCATGTGGAAGAAGAAAATGAATGCAGCCTAA
- a CDS encoding biopolymer transporter ExbD, translating to MNIRGRRRETAELSVESLNDIMFFLLLFFLIVSTLANPNVIKLLLPSSKQSEQTTTKPIAISVTIDKRYYIEQKEVPYNQLESSLRKYMKSVPDLTCVIRMDQGLSVQDLVAVLQIGVNLKVKMVLATENPD from the coding sequence ATGAACATACGGGGAAGAAGAAGGGAAACCGCTGAATTAAGTGTGGAGTCACTCAATGATATCATGTTTTTCCTTTTGTTATTTTTTTTAATTGTATCTACACTTGCGAATCCGAACGTTATAAAGTTGTTACTTCCTTCTTCTAAGCAAAGCGAGCAAACCACAACGAAACCCATCGCAATTTCGGTAACTATCGATAAAAGGTATTATATCGAACAAAAGGAAGTACCTTACAATCAATTGGAATCGAGTTTGCGTAAGTACATGAAATCTGTACCCGACCTTACTTGTGTGATCAGAATGGATCAAGGATTATCTGTTCAAGATCTCGTTGCCGTACTACAAATTGGGGTAAACTTAAAAGTAAAAATGGTTCTGGCAACCGAAAATCCAGATTAA
- a CDS encoding MotA/TolQ/ExbB proton channel family protein has protein sequence MQLLTLIWAEKATEAAADAVTRTSIVDIILSSGPIGVGIIGIQLVLSFVALYIFIERFLSFKALAKEDERVMQNLRANIGSGNIQVIQSICAGSDTPLARMVEKGLSRLGRPMPEIENAIENVGRVETFRLEKKVTYLSLIARIAPMFGFLGTIMGVIKIFYDISLSDNLSVGVISGGLYQKMLTSAGGLLVGIIAFLGYYFLTMMLDELVNKLERRSIEFMDILHTPVK, from the coding sequence ATGCAATTACTTACCTTGATTTGGGCTGAAAAAGCAACAGAAGCTGCCGCAGATGCAGTTACGAGAACCAGCATTGTAGACATTATATTATCCAGTGGACCTATTGGCGTGGGCATCATAGGCATACAATTGGTGCTATCATTTGTAGCATTATATATTTTTATTGAACGCTTTTTAAGTTTTAAGGCGCTTGCTAAAGAAGATGAACGCGTAATGCAAAATCTGAGAGCCAATATTGGAAGTGGAAACATTCAGGTTATTCAAAGTATTTGTGCAGGCAGTGATACGCCTCTTGCCCGAATGGTTGAAAAAGGATTATCAAGATTGGGAAGGCCAATGCCCGAAATAGAAAACGCGATTGAAAACGTGGGTCGCGTCGAAACTTTCCGTTTGGAGAAAAAAGTAACATATCTTTCTTTGATTGCCCGGATCGCCCCAATGTTTGGTTTTCTAGGAACGATCATGGGAGTTATCAAGATCTTCTACGATATTTCACTTTCTGATAATTTATCAGTTGGTGTCATCTCAGGTGGATTGTACCAAAAAATGTTGACCTCTGCCGGAGGTTTGTTAGTGGGTATTATTGCGTTTCTGGGATATTATTTTTTGACCATGATGTTGGATGAACTCGTCAATAAATTAGAAAGAAGAAGTATTGAATTTATGGATATTCTTCATACTCCTGTTAAGTAA
- a CDS encoding gliding motility-associated C-terminal domain-containing protein: protein MTNRLIGVFLISLLCLNLVAQPTVEDCNNGVDDDGNGLADLNDPNCKCNGIKDTLFVPSSLIPNPSFEEFNCCPTGLAQLNCSKGWIQASAATSDYFHTCGFRQDPMRGSPPLPLPAGNGYVGFLDLYNHPARNATYKEYVGACLNSPMIAGREYTLSFWIGFGQRGNAYGPRAITTLGIFGTGQCSSLPFGNNNSWLCPSNYANWSQVASVTASGTNKWVKVNLKITPTSNIAAMAIGPQCQRADGYYYFFIDELILEETVKFDSLLLSISGDPCKDSVSLNSPASRVTRIKYQWYKDGVAIASATLPNFIIPRGQEGSYVLKAIDGSDCELSNSYQYHLDTSYYALDTNICSGDSLSLAGQTFKNTGDYQLLLQNSIGCDSIIDLKLQVNTPDDRFLSSMLCEGQSIQYNGITYDKTGIYNWYEKDMNGCDSLTQLNLTVAKIKNTVWDTFICEGRVLIAGIDTFSSTGIYTQHHISAEGCDSIHSIQLKVAQNASTQMDTFICEGQSLQLLGYTFDTAGNYQIQLNTVKGCDSILNLRLSFHPKFNLRLDTSQCAGDTLKLANLNIFQSGIYQIPLLSQNGCDSLITLNYYSKPKAVKNIDTLICYDQTIVLGAIHYPDSGRFQQFHISAIDCDSIVNIQISKTQKPVLNSTVKNILCHRENNGSITTGLTGSTQPYSYLWEDGSSQSLRQQLAKGSYQLTVTDRFGCRIFDTFTIAEPDPINYEIQTKNANCKSISTGKIFLNRIEGGVGPYVFKINGSEYSFQNGVEDIATGTHTLEITDANGCKEFETFTILDPVLGAVDLAPDSIHIILGDSVFLMAQVLALDSIVSVEWSGPGIIRCTNCLSSYVIPGAKGGLFTVKIIDGFGCEYIASVFISVEQKYFVPNAFSPNGDQINDFFNLFSDRSVEMIDVLKIFDRWGNLQFEGKNISPHRLNDGWNGEFKGQKSLPGVYVYLFQFHDKAGIFHQLSGDVTLIR, encoded by the coding sequence TTGACAAATCGGTTAATAGGCGTTTTTCTTATTTCATTGCTATGTCTTAACCTCGTTGCACAACCTACAGTTGAAGATTGTAATAATGGAGTTGATGATGATGGTAATGGGCTCGCAGATTTAAATGACCCCAACTGCAAATGCAATGGGATAAAAGATACATTATTTGTTCCTTCCTCCTTGATTCCAAATCCATCCTTCGAAGAATTTAATTGCTGTCCAACAGGCTTGGCCCAGTTAAATTGTTCAAAAGGTTGGATTCAGGCTTCTGCAGCCACCTCTGATTATTTTCATACTTGTGGCTTTCGGCAAGATCCTATGCGCGGCAGCCCACCACTGCCACTACCTGCCGGTAATGGATATGTAGGTTTTTTGGATTTGTATAATCATCCTGCCCGCAATGCTACCTATAAGGAATATGTCGGAGCTTGTTTAAATAGTCCGATGATCGCCGGCAGGGAATACACACTGAGTTTCTGGATAGGATTCGGTCAACGTGGCAATGCATATGGTCCTCGGGCAATAACGACTTTAGGAATATTTGGAACAGGTCAATGCAGCAGTTTACCTTTTGGCAACAACAATTCCTGGTTATGTCCTTCTAATTATGCGAATTGGTCTCAAGTAGCAAGCGTCACCGCTTCAGGCACTAATAAATGGGTAAAGGTGAATTTAAAAATAACGCCGACCTCAAATATAGCGGCAATGGCGATTGGCCCCCAATGCCAACGGGCTGATGGTTATTACTATTTTTTTATCGATGAACTCATTTTGGAGGAAACCGTTAAATTCGATTCCTTATTACTGAGCATTTCCGGGGATCCATGTAAAGATTCAGTCAGTTTGAATTCACCGGCTTCCAGGGTCACGCGGATTAAATATCAATGGTATAAAGATGGTGTCGCGATTGCTTCCGCTACGTTACCAAATTTTATCATTCCCCGCGGGCAAGAAGGAAGTTATGTGCTTAAAGCTATAGATGGTTCCGATTGTGAATTGAGTAACTCCTATCAATATCATTTGGATACCAGTTATTATGCATTGGATACCAACATCTGCTCCGGTGATTCACTATCCTTGGCCGGGCAAACATTTAAAAACACGGGCGATTATCAGCTATTGTTGCAAAATAGCATTGGTTGTGATAGTATTATTGATCTGAAACTCCAAGTAAATACTCCTGACGACCGATTTTTATCATCGATGTTGTGCGAAGGTCAATCAATACAATACAATGGAATAACTTATGACAAAACGGGTATCTATAACTGGTACGAGAAAGATATGAATGGTTGCGATAGTCTCACCCAACTCAATCTAACTGTTGCAAAAATAAAAAACACTGTATGGGATACTTTTATTTGTGAAGGCAGAGTCCTGATTGCCGGAATCGATACCTTTTCTTCTACCGGAATTTATACCCAGCATCACATCTCTGCAGAGGGTTGCGACTCTATTCACAGCATCCAATTAAAAGTAGCGCAAAATGCAAGTACCCAAATGGATACTTTTATTTGCGAAGGCCAATCGCTTCAATTACTTGGATACACTTTTGATACTGCCGGGAATTACCAGATCCAATTAAATACTGTAAAAGGTTGCGATAGTATTCTTAATCTACGATTGAGCTTTCATCCGAAATTTAACTTACGTTTGGATACCAGTCAGTGTGCAGGTGATACTTTGAAACTTGCTAATTTAAACATTTTTCAGTCCGGAATATACCAGATCCCATTGTTGAGTCAAAATGGTTGCGATAGTTTGATTACATTGAACTATTATTCCAAACCAAAAGCAGTTAAAAATATCGATACCCTTATTTGTTATGATCAAACAATTGTATTGGGAGCTATTCATTATCCTGATTCAGGGAGATTTCAACAATTTCATATCTCTGCAATTGATTGCGACAGTATTGTAAATATTCAAATATCAAAAACGCAGAAACCGGTATTGAATAGTACCGTGAAAAATATTTTGTGCCATCGTGAAAACAATGGTTCTATCACTACAGGGCTTACAGGTTCAACTCAGCCTTATAGCTATTTGTGGGAGGATGGTTCATCACAGAGTTTACGTCAACAATTAGCTAAAGGCAGTTATCAGTTGACGGTAACCGATAGATTTGGTTGTCGGATATTCGATACTTTCACAATTGCAGAACCTGACCCCATTAACTATGAGATTCAAACCAAAAATGCAAATTGCAAATCGATATCAACCGGAAAAATATTTTTAAACCGAATTGAAGGTGGTGTTGGGCCATATGTATTTAAAATCAATGGTTCAGAATATTCTTTTCAGAATGGAGTGGAAGATATAGCAACGGGCACACATACACTGGAGATCACAGATGCCAATGGCTGCAAAGAATTTGAGACTTTCACAATTCTGGATCCGGTGCTGGGTGCTGTTGATCTTGCCCCGGATAGCATTCACATCATTTTAGGAGATTCTGTATTTCTTATGGCGCAAGTACTAGCCCTTGATTCTATTGTCAGCGTTGAATGGTCAGGTCCCGGTATCATTCGGTGTACGAATTGTCTTTCAAGCTATGTTATTCCTGGAGCTAAGGGTGGTCTTTTTACTGTTAAAATTATCGATGGCTTTGGCTGTGAATATATTGCCTCTGTTTTTATTTCTGTTGAGCAAAAATATTTTGTGCCCAATGCCTTTTCTCCTAATGGAGATCAAATTAATGATTTTTTTAATTTATTTTCTGATAGATCTGTTGAAATGATCGATGTCTTAAAAATATTTGACCGGTGGGGCAACCTGCAATTTGAAGGTAAAAACATATCCCCGCACCGCCTTAATGACGGATGGAATGGTGAGTTTAAAGGACAGAAATCTTTGCCTGGGGTTTATGTTTACTTATTTCAGTTTCACGACAAAGCCGGAATTTTCCATCAGTTAAGCGGAGATGTCACATTGATCCGCTAA
- a CDS encoding Na/Pi cotransporter family protein yields MNGFDFWQFIAGVAVFLYAMSLIEDSLKNIAGRSFKKFLQKQSQSKFKMMLASTAITALLQSSSVVILMVLSFVGAGLIPLKAALAAALGSNLGTTLSSWLIAMIGFKINFTVLSFPLLGISLLGLLFFKRNTNLAYITSFLLGFAFLFIGLEWLKTSVGNSLELYFPFFVNLHYLLFIPLGFILTGIVQSSSLTMALSLSALYNHLIPIENAAALVIGSELGTSLKFLLASKSGIVDKRRLAWGNFLLNIFTIVMAAAILRPFLEFISNNLWIRDSLTQLVVFQTGINLCSLLVFYPMLSVFAKFLERRIKEDTQLSITKYIAKDYPVLPGDAMDLAEKEIFHFLQLTLDLNKNILGLTNVQQNGIVENIKQLASGDQIHFEEQYLKLKFMHGEIQEYLSGIQHEHLHEAEILKLAKLIQIARLILKSIKNMKDIRHNLLEFEVSANDVIYLNYQQIKKWN; encoded by the coding sequence ATGAATGGATTTGATTTTTGGCAGTTCATTGCCGGCGTTGCCGTCTTCTTATACGCTATGTCCCTCATAGAGGATTCTTTAAAAAATATTGCGGGCAGGTCTTTTAAAAAATTTTTGCAAAAGCAATCGCAAAGCAAATTCAAAATGATGCTTGCCAGCACTGCCATCACAGCTTTACTACAAAGTAGTTCTGTTGTGATTCTGATGGTGCTGTCATTCGTAGGTGCTGGATTAATCCCTCTAAAAGCGGCCCTTGCTGCAGCATTGGGCAGTAATCTTGGAACAACGTTGAGTAGTTGGCTTATCGCAATGATTGGTTTTAAAATAAACTTTACAGTCCTTTCTTTTCCTTTACTTGGTATCAGTTTGTTGGGCTTATTATTTTTTAAGAGAAATACGAATCTTGCATACATCACTTCATTTTTACTCGGTTTTGCATTCTTATTTATCGGCTTGGAATGGTTGAAAACCTCAGTCGGAAATTCTTTGGAACTTTATTTTCCTTTTTTTGTAAATCTTCATTATCTACTTTTTATTCCGCTGGGATTTATATTAACCGGTATCGTGCAATCCAGTTCTTTAACAATGGCATTGAGTTTAAGTGCACTTTACAATCATCTCATTCCAATTGAAAATGCAGCAGCTCTGGTAATTGGTTCGGAATTGGGGACTTCTCTAAAGTTTCTTCTGGCATCCAAAAGTGGAATTGTTGATAAACGGCGTCTTGCTTGGGGAAATTTTTTATTAAATATATTTACGATCGTGATGGCTGCGGCAATCCTCCGCCCATTTCTTGAGTTTATTAGCAATAACTTATGGATTCGGGATTCGCTCACACAATTGGTCGTTTTTCAAACAGGTATCAATTTATGTTCACTCTTAGTCTTTTATCCCATGCTGTCTGTCTTTGCAAAATTTCTCGAACGACGGATCAAAGAAGATACCCAATTAAGTATCACAAAATATATAGCAAAAGACTATCCCGTTTTACCAGGTGACGCAATGGATTTGGCAGAAAAAGAAATCTTTCATTTTCTCCAACTGACTCTTGATTTAAACAAGAATATTCTTGGACTAACAAATGTTCAGCAAAATGGAATCGTGGAAAACATTAAGCAATTGGCATCTGGTGATCAAATTCATTTTGAAGAACAATACTTGAAGTTAAAATTTATGCATGGCGAAATACAAGAATATCTTTCCGGGATCCAACATGAGCATCTTCATGAAGCGGAAATTCTTAAACTGGCTAAACTCATTCAAATTGCAAGATTGATTCTTAAGTCGATTAAAAACATGAAAGATATTCGCCATAACCTTTTGGAATTTGAAGTTTCGGCAAATGATGTAATTTATCTGAATTACCAGCAAATAAAAAAATGGAACTAA
- the priA gene encoding primosomal protein N' codes for MNTFTSPNSIFDRYQMENKNTLFAELILPLYVEGTFTYVVPSELYGSIQIGQRVEVEFGKRKHYSAIVKNLTKETHWSKPKPILAIIDEHPLLTAKQLKFWDWLNEYYLCSYGEIMSAAIPSVFRPGSETIIVSILEEGKYPTDASEDEYLILEALELRKELSIQEVQNILQQKTVLKTLHIMLEKRWIQLYEKLEDAAEAIKISWIRLHPLLQQQQDLLHKALDQIQRSERQSRSIVTYLQQRKDFGWIRRTELQKMSKTPADVSQALLQKEIYEEIILDKFKYPETDAPSKQILLSPEQQNVFEEIMAQMTDQKPILLHGITGSGKTLIFLKIIQEILNKGKQILYLVPEIALTSQLVGRLKQHLGNRLLEYHSDLTPKSKISVWNAAHDSNSVFIGARSSIFLPFTNLGLIIVDEEHDGSYKQNDPAPRYQARDCAVILSKYFQCNIILGSATPSLESYYNAKEGKYHYVKLFQRFGDSKLPDIQTVSMQEAQLFGKIQGHFSNRLIDEMQSQFDLGKQVIIFRNRRGYSPLLQCSNCHWEAVCNHCDIRLTVHKQLNKLKCHICGQAKPVPERCPDCGQFTLRQLGFGTEQIEESLKEIFPNKRLQRLDLDIARSRKMQQKIIESFQDQETDILVGTQMVTKGLDFEHVGLVGVLQADQILFHPDFRAQERAFQLLTQVSGRAGRRTDKGTVIVQGYHIDHPVLQYVMLHDQESFYHKELAERQKFNYPPFVRLARLQLLHAKPQIVEEAAQTLCKELKKLLGKRILGPSEPHLSKIKGAFVREILIKIERDSLQLFKIKSEVQATIQKLKSLKSYSTLRIHIDVDP; via the coding sequence ATGAATACATTTACCAGCCCAAATTCTATATTTGATCGATATCAAATGGAAAATAAAAACACCCTATTTGCAGAACTCATTTTACCCTTATATGTGGAAGGCACTTTCACCTATGTTGTTCCCTCTGAGTTATACGGTTCCATTCAAATCGGACAAAGGGTGGAAGTTGAATTTGGAAAACGCAAACATTATTCGGCCATTGTAAAAAATTTAACGAAAGAAACACATTGGTCAAAGCCTAAGCCTATTCTAGCCATTATTGATGAACATCCACTTTTAACTGCCAAACAACTCAAATTTTGGGATTGGCTCAACGAATACTATTTATGCAGTTATGGTGAGATCATGAGTGCTGCAATTCCCTCCGTATTTCGGCCAGGAAGTGAGACCATCATCGTGTCGATATTAGAAGAAGGTAAATATCCCACGGATGCAAGCGAAGATGAATATCTGATATTAGAAGCCCTAGAACTTAGAAAAGAATTAAGTATTCAGGAAGTCCAAAATATACTCCAACAAAAAACAGTCTTAAAAACTTTGCATATCATGTTGGAAAAAAGATGGATACAACTTTACGAAAAACTAGAAGATGCAGCTGAAGCCATAAAGATTTCCTGGATAAGACTGCATCCGTTACTCCAACAGCAACAAGACTTATTGCACAAAGCACTCGACCAAATTCAAAGATCTGAAAGACAATCGAGGTCCATTGTAACTTATTTACAACAACGCAAGGATTTTGGCTGGATCCGGCGAACAGAACTGCAAAAAATGAGCAAAACTCCAGCGGATGTAAGTCAAGCACTTTTACAAAAAGAAATTTATGAAGAAATAATACTAGATAAATTCAAGTATCCCGAGACCGACGCTCCCTCCAAACAAATATTATTGAGCCCAGAGCAGCAAAATGTTTTTGAGGAAATCATGGCCCAAATGACTGACCAAAAACCCATTTTATTACATGGAATAACAGGTAGTGGGAAAACTTTAATTTTTCTAAAAATTATTCAAGAAATTCTAAATAAGGGTAAGCAGATATTGTATCTCGTTCCAGAAATTGCCTTGACATCACAATTGGTTGGTCGCCTAAAACAACATTTGGGAAATCGTCTGCTTGAGTATCACTCAGACCTTACACCCAAATCTAAAATTTCAGTCTGGAACGCAGCACATGATTCCAATTCTGTTTTTATTGGGGCGAGATCGTCCATATTTTTACCATTTACAAATTTAGGGCTCATCATTGTAGATGAAGAACATGATGGATCATATAAACAAAACGACCCGGCACCACGCTACCAGGCCAGAGATTGCGCAGTTATACTAAGTAAATATTTTCAATGCAACATTATCCTAGGAAGCGCGACTCCCTCACTTGAATCATATTATAATGCCAAAGAAGGAAAATACCATTATGTTAAATTGTTTCAGCGGTTTGGGGATAGTAAGCTCCCGGATATCCAAACGGTGTCTATGCAAGAAGCACAACTCTTTGGCAAAATTCAAGGACATTTTTCGAATCGCTTGATCGATGAAATGCAATCGCAATTTGATTTGGGAAAGCAAGTAATTATATTTAGAAACCGAAGAGGTTACAGTCCACTTTTACAATGCAGTAATTGCCATTGGGAGGCGGTATGCAATCATTGCGACATCAGGCTTACCGTGCACAAACAATTGAATAAATTAAAATGTCATATCTGCGGCCAAGCCAAACCTGTGCCTGAAAGATGTCCGGATTGCGGACAATTTACCTTAAGGCAATTAGGATTTGGTACGGAACAAATAGAAGAATCATTAAAAGAGATATTTCCAAATAAACGATTACAAAGGCTCGATCTTGATATTGCCCGCAGCCGAAAAATGCAGCAAAAGATCATCGAATCATTTCAAGACCAAGAAACCGATATATTGGTAGGTACCCAAATGGTAACAAAAGGTTTGGATTTTGAGCATGTTGGATTGGTTGGAGTATTGCAGGCTGATCAAATTTTGTTTCATCCTGATTTCAGGGCCCAGGAAAGAGCTTTTCAACTATTGACACAGGTTAGTGGCAGAGCCGGCAGAAGAACTGATAAAGGAACTGTCATCGTTCAAGGCTATCATATTGACCATCCCGTATTGCAATATGTCATGTTACACGATCAGGAATCATTTTACCACAAAGAATTGGCGGAGCGGCAAAAATTTAATTATCCACCTTTCGTAAGGTTGGCAAGATTACAGCTGCTACATGCCAAACCTCAAATTGTGGAAGAAGCCGCACAGACTTTATGTAAAGAATTAAAGAAACTATTGGGAAAAAGGATATTAGGGCCTTCAGAGCCTCATTTATCTAAAATAAAAGGCGCTTTTGTACGCGAAATTTTAATCAAAATTGAAAGAGATAGTCTGCAACTCTTTAAAATAAAATCGGAAGTACAAGCCACTATTCAGAAGTTAAAGTCCTTAAAATCATATTCCACTTTAAGAATACATATAGATGTAGATCCATAA
- a CDS encoding LysM peptidoglycan-binding domain-containing protein — protein MSLQDKYRSVLDLGTDLNIQHGDVQEVDGVLKMRGTAQTQYEKDQIWDKIKEVGGDSPSDIIADIDVAYTDFYAKHTVKSGESLSKIAKHYYKNAGDYMKIFNANTNILKDPDVIHPGQELTIPNA, from the coding sequence ATGAGCTTACAAGACAAATATCGTTCAGTACTGGACTTAGGTACGGATCTGAATATCCAGCATGGTGACGTGCAAGAAGTTGATGGTGTTCTCAAAATGCGGGGAACTGCTCAAACACAATATGAAAAAGACCAAATTTGGGATAAGATCAAAGAAGTTGGAGGCGACAGCCCAAGCGATATTATTGCCGATATTGATGTTGCTTATACTGACTTCTATGCCAAACATACTGTAAAATCAGGGGAGAGTTTGAGTAAAATTGCCAAGCATTATTATAAAAATGCCGGTGACTATATGAAAATATTTAATGCTAATACAAATATTCTAAAGGATCCCGATGTTATCCATCCTGGACAAGAACTTACAATCCCCAATGCTTAA